In one Oryzias latipes chromosome 13, ASM223467v1 genomic region, the following are encoded:
- the serpini1 gene encoding neuroserpin encodes MLRLDVLAPLLLLSILLPGYGCRAADIPEDTTSEFSFRLYHQLQAEGGQENIIFSPLSVALSLGMVELGARGASLEEIRQTVGFSSLLPGVEFSLLQNLTAALLDDDTHHVIRCANSLFLQEGVSFNPEFLHLVKKYFRAEAETVDFSDSTAVADQINSWVENHTESKIRSLLSAEDFSSVTRLTLVNAIYFRGSWKNQFRPENTRTFSFSRDDGSEVQTLMMYQQGDFYYGEFSDGSQEAGGVYQVLEMPYEGEDMSMMIVLPRQEVPLASLEPIIKAPLLEEWANNVKPQKVEIYLPRFKVDQKMDLRDTLQELGIKSIFTTDADLSAMTDGKDLYIGKAVQKAYLEVTEEGAEGAVGSGMIALTRTLVLYPQVMADHPFFFVIRNRRTGSVLFMGRVMTPEVVEPYDSYFDSI; translated from the exons ATGTTGAGGTTGGACGTTCTGGCCccgcttctcctcctctccatcctgttGCCGGGCTACGGTTGCCGGGCGGCGGACATTCCAGAGGACACTACATCAGAGTTCTCCTTCAGACTGTACCACCAACTGCAGGCGGAGGGGGGTCaggaaaacatcattttttcgCCTCTGAGTGTGGCGCTTTCCCTGGGCATGGTGGAGCTGGGAGCCAGAGGGGCCTCACTGGAAGAGATACGACAGACTGTGGGATTCAGCAGCCTGCTTCCTG GCGTGGAGTTCTCTCTGCTCCAGAACCTCACAGCAGCTCTTCTGGATGACGACACCCACCACGTGATCCGATGCGCAAACAGCCTCTTCCTGCAGGAAGGCGTCTCCTTTAACCCGGAGTTCCTGCACCTGGTGAAGAAATACTTCCGAGCCGAGGCGGAGACGGTGGACTTCAGCGACTCCACGGCAGTTGCCGATCAGATCAACAGCTGGGTGGAAAACCACACAGAGA GTAAAATCAGGTCTCTGCTGTCAGCCGAGGACTTCAGCAGCGTGACGCGCCTGACGCTGGTGAACGCCATTTACTTTCGGGGCTCCTGGAAGAACCAGTTCAGACCAGAGAACACCAGGACCTTCTCCTTCAGCAGAGATGACGGCTCTGAAGTTCAGACCCTCATGATGTATCAGCAGGGAGATTTCTACTACG GTGAGTTCAGCGATGGCTCGCAGGAAGCTGGTGGTGTGTACCAAGTCTTGGAAATGCCCTATGAAGGAGAGGACATGTCCATGATGATTGTGCTGCCACGCCAGGAGGTGCCACTGGCCTCGCTGGAGCCCATCATCAAGGCTCCTCTGCTGGAGGAATGGGCTAACAATGTCAAGCCACAGAAGGTGGAAATCTACTTACCCAG GTTTAAGGTGGACCAGAAGATGGATCTGAGGGACACTCTGCAGGAGCTGGGAATCAAGAGTATTTTCACCACTGATGCTGATCTCTCCGCCATGACAG ATGGGAAGGACCTGTACATCGGAAAGGCTGTGCAGAAAGCTTATCTGGAGGTGACCGAGGAGGGGGCAGAGGGAGCTGTTGGCTCAG GAATGATTGCCCTGACCAGGACTTTGGTGTTATACCCACAAGTCATGGCCGATCACCCGTTCTTCTTTGTCATCAGGAACAGAAGGACAG GCTCGGTCCTCTTCATGGGCAGAGTGATGACCCCTGAGGTCGTGGAGCCCTATGACAGCTACTTTGACTCCATTTAA
- the LOC105355514 gene encoding uncharacterized protein LOC105355514: protein MSESSSGVNSGSFPKSHSSPDSELGVTATPLSVDHSPDSGLVSTPVPSSRFRFLSWHRLEQCDVTGDQLACPRVREGPSQEELHLAEDVDVLLERGRRRRRRKEEGQRWEERLQENWENCLELNLSYQDLGDPYQLENFLRILRRLIRVEKLQLIDNSLMNLSSVRLPRCRMLNLHRNHLVYLHQLPKLPAVEHLCLSENAIASLGGLGSLGHSRLRSLNLTRNPVAFTQDYRARVFSCLPNLEVLDGIPKLPADALPFRIRAPETTRICNIL from the exons ATGTCAGAAAG CTCCTCAGGTGTGAACAGCGGCAGTTTCCCCAAATCCCACTCCTCCCCGGATTCAGAGCTCGGAGTGACCGCCACACCCCTCTCCGTGGACCACAGTCCCGACTCTGGGCTGGTATCTACGCCT GTTCCATCGAGTCGCTTCAGGTTTTTGTCATGGCATCGTCTGGAGCAGTGTGACgtcacaggtgaccagctgGCCTGTCCTCGTGTTAGAGAAG GGCCGTCACAAGAGGAGCTACATCTAGCAGAGGATGTCGATGTCTTACTGgagagagggaggaggaggaggaggaggaaggaagaaGGACAGAGGTGGGAGGAGAGGCTGCAGGAGAACTGGGAAAACTGCCTC GAGTTAAACTTGTCCTACCAAGACTTGGGAGACCCCTACCAGCTGGAGAACTTTTTGCGGATCCTCCGTCGGTTGATCCGTGTGGAAAAACTACAACTGATCGACAATTCTCTCATGAACCTGAGTTCTGTGCGTCTGCCAAG GTGCCGAATGCTAAACCTGCACCGTAACCACCTGGTGTATCTACATCAGCTGCCAAAGCTCCCGGCGGTAGAGCACCTTTGTCTGTCGGAGAACGCCATCGCCTCCCTGGGTGGACTGGGATCTCTGGGGCACAGCCGGCTTCGCTCCCTCAACCTGACCCGCAACCCAGTGGCCTTTACTCAGGACTACCGCGCACG GGTTTTCTCCTGTTTGCCAAACCTGGAGGTGTTGGACGGGATTCCAAAGCTGCCAGCAGACGCGCTGCCTTTCAGAATAAGAGCCCCTGAAACCACAAGGATCTGTAACATTTTGTGA